In one window of Denticeps clupeoides chromosome 2, fDenClu1.1, whole genome shotgun sequence DNA:
- the sox17 gene encoding transcription factor SOX-17: MSSPDAGYGSDDARALMMPGAAGQRRCAWGAEPLSPGIGIGIGIAPADAKAKGEPGVSGRGKSEPRIRRPMNAFMVWAKDERKRLAQQNPDLHNAELSKMLGKSWKSLPVSEKRPFVEEAERLRVQHMQDHPNYKYRPRRRKQAKRIKRLDSSFLLPTSMGDPQISSLGQVGTVCLESLSLGYQPHQHHPSEHGHSSYPMATAAGLAQYCESQALVGPAFEAYSLPTPESSPLDTMENEGAFLPPHGQNECHALQGYAFQLPPGDYATQQPQQAHQHSNAQAQLQAMHSDTHTLQHGNPHSHPGMLFHRHSEQATPPPYLGCHAHLGMFYSPGLKCPGGQQGQPSPPPDAPTSAATTELLGEVDRNEFEQYLAYGGPDPNLQGPESLISTVLSDASTAVYYCNYSSA; the protein is encoded by the exons ATGAGCAGTCCCGATGCGGGCTACGGCAGCGACGACGCGCGCGCGCTCATGATGCCCGGCGCGGCGGGTCAGCGCCGCTGCGCGTGGGGGGCGGAGCCGCTCAGCCCCGGGATCGGGATCGGGATCGGGATCGCGCCCGCGGACGCCAAGGCCAAGGGCGAGCCGGGCGTCTCCGGCCGCGGCAAGAGCGAGCCGCGCATCCGCCGACCCATGAACGCCTTCATGGTGTGGGCCAAGGACGAGCGCAAGCGGCTGGCGCAGCAGAACCCGGACCTGCACAACGCGGAGCTGAGCAAGATGCTGG GGAAGTCCTGGAAGTCCCTGCCGGTGTCGGAGAAGCGTCCGTTtgtggaggaggcggagcgtcTGCGGGTGCAGCACATGCAGGACCACCCCAACTACAAGTACCGCCCCCGGCGTCGGAAGCAGGCGAAGCGCATCAAGCGCCTAGACTCCAGCTTCTTGTTGCCCACCAGCATGGGGGACCCTCAGATTTCATCCCTGGGCCAAGTTGGCACCGTGTGCCTGGAGAGTCTCAGTTTGGGGTATCAaccccaccagcaccacccaAGTGAGCACGGCCACAGCTCCTACCCCATGGCCACCGCGGCCGGACTGGCCCAGTACTGTGAGTCCCAGGCTTTAGTGGGTCCCGCATTTGAGGCCTACAGCCTGCCGACCCCGGAGTCATCACCGCTGGACACCATGGAAAACGAGGGTGCGTTTCTACCTCCTCACGGCCAGAATGAATGCCATGCCCTGCAGGGCTACGCCTTCCAGCTACCACCTGGGGATTACGCCACACAGCAGCCACAGCAAGCGCACCAACACAGCAACGCTCAAGCACAGCTGCAGGCGATgcacagcgacacacacaccctccaacATGGCAACCCCCATTCCCATCCCGGCATGTTGTTTCACCGGCACTCAGAACAAGCCACTCCCCCACCATACCTCGGGTGCCACGCCCATTTGGGAATGTTCTACAGCCCTGGCCTGAAGTGTCCAGGGGGACAGCAGGGACAGCCATCGCCCCCTCCAGACGCTCCCACCTCGGCCGCCACCACTGAACTCCTGGGTGAGGTGGACCGCAATGAGTTTGAGCAGTACCTCGCCTACGGGGGTCCAGATCCCAACCTCCAGGGGCCCGAGAGCCTCATATCGACAGTCTTGTCTGATGCCTCCACAGCTGTCTACTATTGCAACTACAGCAGCGCGTGA
- the sox32 gene encoding SRY-box transcription factor 32, translating into MYFDRMLPSFAMGSGRGDLYHPAALLEEPPASHPSSPLSVESESSCSSPEAKPAAAAAAAETDAVAAAAVAAAEPRVRRPLNAFIIWTKEERRRLAQLNPELENTDLSKILGRTWKAMTLAEKRPYMQEAERLRVQHTIDHPNYKYRPRRRKQLRKGSKTPPTDKTSPGHASADMGYATPYDLGYLLQNQHVQPHTFAHTGPFGEARAASYPNHTHLMTYPSSYTSTFPHGAAFPGGVPHQSPPAYPNYAECYGTHHAAQQQWPGPAHQQRADGRGGCGCSLCTGGLSLEFYLDQVRLDMLDQLDRSEFEQYLNPVQPTDN; encoded by the exons ATGTACTTCGATCGGATGCTCCCCAGCTTCGCCATGGGCTCCGGCCGCGGCGACCTGTACCACCCCGCGGCGCTGCTGGAGGAGCCGCCCGCCTCGCACCCCTCCAGCCCGCTGTCGGTGGAGTCCGAGTCGAGCTGCTCGAGCCCCGAGGCCAaaccggcggcggcggcggcggcggcggagacggatgcggtggcggcggcggcggtggcggcggcggagcCCCGGGTGCGCAGGCCGCTCAACGCGTTCATCATCTGGACCAAAGAGGAGCGCAGGCGCCTGGCGCAGCTCAACCCGGAGCTGGAGAACACGGACCTGAGCAAAATACTGG GTAGAACATGGAAGGCCATGACCCTTGCTGAAAAGAGGCCGTACATGCAGGAAGCCGAGAGGCTGCGGGTCCAGCACACCATCGACCATCCAAACTACAAGTATCGTCCCCGGCGACGCAAGCAGCTCCGCAAGGGCTCCAAGACTCCACCCACCGACAAGACCTCGCCTGGCCACGCTTCGGCCGACATGGGCTACGCCACACCCTACGACCTGGGCTACCTGCTGCAGAACCAGCACGTGCAGCCGCACACCTTCGCGCACACGGGCCCGTTCGGTGAGGCACGCGCGGCCTCCTACCCCAACCACACTCATCTGATGACGTACCCGAGTTCCTACACCTCCACGTTCCCCCATGGAGCCGCCTTCCCCGGTGGGGTCCCGCACCAGAGCCCTCCGGCCTACCCCAACTACGCAGAGTGCTACGGTACCCATCATGCAGCGCAGCAGCAGTGGCCGGGGCCCGCACACCAACAGCGCGCCGATGGCCGGGGTGGGTGCGGCTGCTCGCTGTGCACCGGCGGGCTGTCGCTAGAATTCTACCTGGACCAGGTCCGGCTGGACATGCTGGACCAGCTGGACCGCAGCGAGTTTGAGCAGTACCTCAATCCGGTGCAGCCCACGGACAACTGA
- the mrpl15 gene encoding large ribosomal subunit protein uL15m translates to MSASKATGGKSLDILKNLPRITLANLRPNPGSKAKEKRRGRGAHGGTKSGRGHKGERQRGNRPRLGFEGGQTPFYLAIPKYGYNEGHSLRPQYPPLTLRKLQYLIDLGRLDPTQPIDLTQLVNSRGVTVQPLKRDYGIQLVDEGADLFCAKVNIEVQIASEAAIAAVERNGGVITTSYYDPRSLTVLIKPVPFFLTGQPIPKRMLPGENLLPYYTDPRNRGYLADPELVQQARLALAQKYCYVLPDADTGALCSMLAARKGPRQIFFGLSPGWIVNMTEKKILKPTDEKLLQYYGSQ, encoded by the exons ATGTCTGCGTCCAAGGCGACCGGTGGCAAGTCTTTGGACATTTTGAAGAATTTACCGCGGATCACGTTGGCTAACTTGCGGCCGAACCCCGGCTCCAAAGCGAAA GAAAAGCGTCGCGGCCGCGGGGCCCACGGCGGCACCAAGAGCGGCAGAGGTCACAAGGGCGAGCGGCAGAGAGGAAACCGTCCCCGCCTGGGCTTCGAGGGAGGGCAGACCCCCTTCTACCTGGCCATTCCGAAATACGGATACAACGAGGGACACAG TCTGCGTCCCCAGTATCCGCCGCTGACCCTGCGCAAGCTGCAGTACCTCATCGACCTGGGCCGACTGGACCCGACCCAGCCCATTGACCTGACGCAGCTGGTCAACAGCAGGGGGGTCACAGTCCAGCCTCTGAAGAGGGACTACGGCATTCAGCTCGTGGACGAG GGAGCCGACCTGTTCTGTGCCAAAGTGAACATCGAGGTCCAGATTGCGTCCGAGGCGGCGATTGCTGCGGTGGAACGGAACGGCGGTGTCATTACCACCAGCTACTACGACCCGAGGAGTCTCA CTGTCCTAATAAAGCCGGTTCCGTTCTTCCTGACCGGCCAGCCCATTCCGAAACGCATGCTTCCCGGGGAGAACCTGCTGCCGTACTACACGGACCCCCGTAACCGTGGTTACCTGGCCGACCCGGAGCTGGTGCAGCAGGCCCGGCTGGCCCTGGCTCAGAAGTACTGCTACGTTTTACCCGACGCTGACACGGGCGCCCTGTGCAGCATGCTGGCGGCCAGGAAAGGGCCGCGCCAGATCTTCTTCGGACTCTCGCCGGGCTGGATCGTCAACATGACGGAGAAGAAGATCCTCAAACCGACAGACGAGAAGCTGCTGCAGTATTACGGCTCTCAGTAA
- the lypla1 gene encoding acyl-protein thioesterase 1 — translation MCGNNMSAPLPAIVPAARKATAAVIFLHGLGDTGHGWAEALAGIRTPHVKYICPHAPVMPVSLNMNMHMPSWFNIVGLSPDAAEDEPGIKRAAENIKALIDQEVKNGIPSHRIVLGGFSQGGALSLYTALTTHQELAGVVALSSWLPLRSSFAQPSSVVANKDVAVLQCHGEADPLVPLVFGSLTVEKLKTLINPGNITFKTYPRMQHTSCPQEMIDIQEFIEKRLPPID, via the exons ATGTGCGGTAATAACATGTCCGCGCCGCTGCCCGCTATAGTGCCTGCCGCCCGGAAGGCCACCGCAGCG GTAATATTTCTCCATGGCTTAGGCGACACGGG GCATGGCTGGGCAGAGGCCTTGGCGGGCATCCGGACCCCCCATGTGAAATACATATGTCCTCACGC GCCAGTCATGCCGGTGAGCCTGAATATGAACATGCACATGCCCTCCTG GTTCAACATTGTTGGTTTGAGTCCGGATGCTGCTGAGGACGAGCCTGGAATCAAACGGGCTGCAGAAAACA TCAAAGCGCTGATAGACCAGGAAGTCAAGAACGGCATTCCATCACACAGGATCGTGCTTGGCGGATTCTCTCAG gGAGGAGCACTTTCTCTGTACACCGCTCTTACTACACACCAAGAGCTGGCTGGCGTTGTGGCTCTAAGCTCCTGGCTTCCTCTCAGAAGCTCGTTTGCGCAG CCCTCATCTGTGGTGGCCAACAAGGATGTGGCGGTGCTGCAGTGCCACGGCGAGGCCGACCCGCTGGTGCCTCTGGTGTTTGGCTCTCTGACGGTGGAGAAGCTGAAAACGCTCATCAACCCCGGCAACATCACCTTCAAGACGTATCCCAGAATGCAGCACACCTCTTGCCCGCAG GAAATGATCGACATCCAAGAGTTCATAGAGAAACGATTGCCTCCAATCGACTAA
- the LOC114776038 gene encoding regulator of G-protein signaling 20-like produces MGSEQVQEAPGTVQTRNTHAPSRTHTHPAANTRAHSWMNAPPNACCFCWCCCCSCSCLTVRAAQDEKIQRLVYERPEVTSNCEEIPEPSLEEARCWAQSFERLIKSPAGRGRFRQFLRTEFSEENLLFWLACEELKKETNRTVVEERVRQIYEDFISILSPREVSLDSRVRDVINRNMQEPSSNTFDDAQQQIYTLMQRDSYPRFMNSSAYADLIKSLEDPPSET; encoded by the exons aTGGGTTCGGAGCAGGTGCAGGAGGCACCAGGCACGGTGCAAACGCGCAACACACacgccccgagcaggacacacacccaccccgctgcaaacacacgcgcacacagcTGGATGAACGCGCCCCCGAACGCTTGCTGcttctgctggtgctgctgctgcagctgctcctg cttGACGGTGCGGGCTGCTCAGGATGAGAAAATCCAAAGACTCGTCTATGAACGTCCAGAGGTGACCAGCAACTGTGAGGAGAT CCCCGAGCCGAGCCTGGAGGAAGCCCGCTGCTGGGCACAGTCGTTCGAGCGCCTGATAAAGAGCCCCGCAGGCCGCGGCCGCTTCCGCCAGTTCCTGCGGACGGAGTTCAGCGAGGAGAACCTGCTCTTCTGGCTGGCCTGCgaggagctgaagaaggagACCAATCGGACCGTGGTGGAGGAACGGGTCCGGCAGATCTACGAGGATTTCATCTCCATACTGTCCCCACGAGAG GTGAGTCTGGACTCTCGGGTCCGCGACGTGATCAACCGGAACATGCAGGAACCCTCCTCCAACACGTTTGACGATGCGCAGCAGCAGATCTACACCCTGATGCAGCGCGACTCGTACCCGCGGTTCATGAACTCCAGTGCCTATGCAGACCTAATTAAAAGCCTGGAGGATCCTCCGTCAGAGacgtag